One genomic segment of Actinoplanes ianthinogenes includes these proteins:
- a CDS encoding ABC transporter permease, translating into MRRPLAIVTGLLAVAVLWEGYKAVGDPDGTVLFGVRVLPRADDLSMPHLWTVAQRLGRPELAGGDPVWQVVLRACLFTLGITAAGFLIGALVGLLLAVAMQRFRIVERGLLPYVILSQTVPLVALAPLVAGWGGTIMPAWATVAVIAAYLAFFPVAVGMLRGLQSPSAGGVELMHSYAAGWWRTLVKLRFPAALPYLFPALRLAGAAAVVGAVVGEISTGTRGGIGRLVIEYSREATSDPAKVYTAMLGAALLGLLVAGAVSLLEVPLMRHRRHVEVATL; encoded by the coding sequence ATGAGGAGGCCGCTCGCGATCGTGACCGGGCTGCTCGCCGTCGCGGTGCTCTGGGAGGGCTACAAGGCGGTCGGCGACCCGGACGGGACGGTGCTGTTCGGCGTCCGCGTCCTGCCCCGGGCCGACGATCTGTCCATGCCGCACCTGTGGACTGTGGCGCAGCGGCTCGGCCGGCCGGAACTGGCCGGCGGTGACCCGGTGTGGCAGGTGGTGCTGCGCGCCTGCCTGTTCACCCTGGGGATCACCGCGGCCGGGTTCCTGATCGGCGCCCTGGTCGGCCTGCTGCTCGCGGTGGCCATGCAGCGGTTCCGGATCGTCGAGCGCGGGCTGCTGCCGTACGTGATCCTCTCCCAGACCGTGCCGCTGGTGGCGCTCGCGCCGCTGGTGGCCGGCTGGGGCGGCACCATCATGCCGGCCTGGGCCACGGTCGCGGTGATCGCCGCGTACCTGGCCTTCTTCCCGGTCGCGGTGGGCATGCTGCGCGGCCTCCAGTCGCCGTCCGCCGGCGGTGTCGAGCTGATGCACAGCTACGCCGCCGGCTGGTGGCGCACGCTGGTGAAACTCCGCTTCCCGGCGGCGCTGCCCTACCTGTTCCCGGCGCTGCGGCTGGCCGGCGCCGCCGCGGTGGTCGGCGCCGTGGTCGGCGAGATCTCCACCGGGACCCGGGGCGGGATCGGGCGCCTGGTCATCGAGTACTCCCGGGAGGCCACCTCGGATCCCGCCAAGGTTTACACGGCGATGCTCGGGGCGGCGCTGCTCGGCCTGCTCGTGGCGGGCGCCGTCAGTCTGCTGGAGGTGCCGCTGATGCGCCACCGCCGCCACGTGGAGGTGGCGACCCTATGA
- a CDS encoding ABC transporter ATP-binding protein: MTAVDVSGVSKIFNDGTQALSEVDLTVADGEFVSLIGPSGCGKSTLLRLIADLIPPSTGTVTVAGKPAGQARREQAYGLAFQQAGLFEWRTVRRNVELPLELRGVSRAERKARAEEMLALVGLAEFAGHYPGQLSGGMQQRVAIARALAVQPPLLLMDEPFGALDEMTRERLQAELLSICAATGTSTVFVTHSISEAVFLSDRVVVMSARPGRITASIEVDLPSRDDAGRQSPVYFDKVTEVRKALRG; this comes from the coding sequence ATGACCGCGGTGGATGTCTCCGGGGTGTCGAAGATCTTCAACGACGGCACCCAGGCACTGTCCGAGGTGGACCTCACCGTCGCCGACGGCGAGTTCGTGTCGCTCATCGGGCCGTCCGGGTGCGGGAAGAGCACGCTGCTCCGGCTGATCGCCGACCTGATCCCGCCGTCCACCGGCACGGTCACGGTCGCCGGCAAGCCCGCCGGGCAGGCCCGGCGCGAGCAGGCGTACGGCCTCGCCTTCCAGCAGGCCGGCCTCTTCGAGTGGCGCACCGTGCGCCGCAACGTGGAACTGCCGCTCGAACTGCGCGGCGTGTCCCGGGCCGAGCGCAAAGCGCGCGCCGAGGAGATGCTGGCCCTGGTCGGCCTCGCCGAGTTCGCCGGGCACTACCCCGGCCAGCTCTCCGGCGGCATGCAGCAGCGCGTCGCGATCGCCCGCGCCCTGGCCGTGCAGCCGCCGCTGCTGCTGATGGACGAGCCGTTCGGCGCGCTCGACGAGATGACCCGGGAACGCCTCCAGGCCGAGCTGCTGTCGATCTGCGCCGCCACCGGGACCAGCACCGTCTTCGTCACCCACTCGATCTCCGAGGCGGTGTTCCTCTCCGACCGGGTGGTGGTGATGTCCGCGCGGCCGGGCCGGATCACCGCGTCGATCGAGGTCGACCTGCCGTCCCGGGACGACGCCGGCCGGCAGTCCCCGGTCTACTTCGACAAGGTGACCGAGGTGCGGAAGGCGCTGCGCGGATGA
- a CDS encoding ABC transporter permease, protein MRRVLPPLVAGILALALWQLFVTLGRVAPFILPAPSAIWRELVEQRGSVWDAALASGANALAGLIGGTVVAVLAALLASRFRGLGELSVPFAALLNALPIIALAPILNNMFESTSSVPRRLVTAIVVFFPVFLNTLRGLREVNPVHQELMRTYAAGGWTFATKVRLPGALGHLFTGLRQASSLAVIAAVVAEYFGGLQDGLGARITSAAAFTAYPRAWAFVVGACLLGLTFYLVTLLLERLAMPWKRSLISS, encoded by the coding sequence ATGAGGCGCGTGCTCCCGCCGCTGGTCGCGGGGATCCTCGCCCTGGCGCTGTGGCAGCTGTTCGTCACGCTCGGCCGCGTCGCGCCGTTCATCCTGCCGGCCCCGTCGGCGATCTGGCGGGAGCTGGTCGAGCAGCGCGGCAGCGTCTGGGACGCGGCCCTGGCCAGCGGCGCCAACGCGCTCGCCGGCCTGATCGGCGGCACCGTCGTGGCGGTCCTGGCGGCCCTGCTGGCCTCCCGGTTCCGCGGGCTCGGCGAGCTGTCGGTGCCGTTCGCGGCGCTGCTCAACGCGCTGCCGATCATCGCGCTCGCCCCGATCCTCAACAACATGTTCGAGTCGACCAGCAGCGTCCCGCGCCGTCTGGTCACCGCCATCGTGGTCTTCTTCCCGGTCTTCCTGAACACGTTGCGCGGCCTGCGCGAGGTGAACCCGGTGCACCAGGAGCTGATGCGCACCTACGCGGCCGGCGGCTGGACCTTCGCGACCAAGGTGCGGCTGCCCGGCGCCCTCGGTCACCTGTTCACCGGGCTGCGGCAGGCGTCCTCGCTCGCCGTGATCGCCGCGGTGGTCGCCGAGTACTTCGGCGGGCTCCAGGACGGGCTCGGCGCGCGGATCACCTCGGCGGCGGCCTTCACGGCGTACCCGAGGGCTTGGGCCTTTGTCGTCGGCGCCTGCCTCCTGGGACTGACCTTTTACCTGGTCACGCTGCTGCTGGAGCGGCTGGCCATGCCTTGGAAGAGAAGTTTGATCAGTAGTTAG
- a CDS encoding ABC transporter substrate-binding protein, which produces MKISRIVLASVLALAACGTADTPTTPAPGGSGGALTPIKLQLQWFYQAQFAGYIAAVDQGFYKEQGLDVTLLEGGVDIVPQTVLAQGKADYAVAWVPKALASREQGAGITDVAQIFARSGTYQVSWANSGIKTAADLKGKKVGNWGFGNEFELFAGMTKAGLNPGKDVTLVQQQFDMQALLKKEIDAAQAMSYNEYAQLLEAKNPATGKLYTPADFSIIDWKTERTSMLQDAVWANTGKLSDPGYQQQTVKFLTATIKGWAFCRDNPEKCRDLTVAKGSKLGTSHQLWQMNEVNKLIWPSTGGIGVIDETAWKQTVDISMTTKNQTGDTVLKKAPEGLAYTNDYIKQAIEQAKTAGVEVTGSGFQPATVTLTEGGA; this is translated from the coding sequence GTGAAGATCTCCCGGATAGTCCTCGCCTCGGTCCTCGCGCTCGCCGCCTGCGGCACCGCCGACACACCCACTACCCCCGCGCCCGGCGGCAGCGGCGGCGCGCTCACCCCGATCAAGCTGCAACTGCAATGGTTCTACCAGGCTCAGTTCGCCGGTTACATCGCCGCCGTCGACCAGGGCTTCTACAAGGAGCAGGGTCTGGACGTCACGCTGCTGGAGGGCGGCGTCGACATCGTCCCGCAGACCGTGCTCGCCCAGGGCAAGGCCGACTACGCGGTCGCCTGGGTGCCCAAGGCGCTCGCCTCCCGCGAGCAGGGTGCCGGGATCACCGACGTCGCTCAGATCTTCGCCCGCTCCGGCACCTACCAGGTGAGCTGGGCGAACAGCGGGATCAAGACGGCCGCCGACCTGAAGGGCAAGAAGGTCGGCAACTGGGGCTTCGGCAACGAGTTCGAGCTGTTCGCCGGGATGACCAAGGCCGGGCTGAACCCGGGCAAGGACGTCACCCTGGTGCAGCAGCAGTTCGACATGCAGGCGCTGCTGAAGAAGGAGATCGACGCCGCCCAGGCGATGAGCTACAACGAGTACGCCCAGCTGCTGGAGGCGAAGAACCCGGCGACCGGCAAGCTGTACACCCCGGCCGACTTCTCGATCATCGACTGGAAGACCGAGCGCACCTCGATGCTCCAGGACGCGGTCTGGGCGAACACCGGCAAGCTCAGCGACCCCGGATACCAGCAGCAGACCGTGAAGTTCCTGACCGCGACGATCAAGGGCTGGGCGTTCTGCCGGGACAACCCGGAGAAGTGCCGGGATCTGACCGTGGCCAAGGGCTCCAAGCTCGGCACGAGCCACCAGCTGTGGCAGATGAACGAGGTGAACAAGCTGATCTGGCCGTCGACCGGCGGGATCGGCGTGATCGACGAGACGGCCTGGAAGCAGACCGTGGACATCTCGATGACCACCAAGAACCAGACCGGCGACACTGTGCTGAAGAAGGCACCGGAGGGCCTGGCCTACACCAACGACTACATCAAGCAGGCGATCGAGCAGGCCAAGACCGCGGGCGTCGAGGTGACCGGCAGCGGATTCCAGCCGGCCACCGTCACCCTCACCGAGGGCGGCGCCTAG
- a CDS encoding SCO6745 family protein, producing the protein MGTVTESPSRLAWRCAEPLHAMVYLVPESAEVYARLGLDPMTGYFAARGAAFGATGPGPVTATFYNFNPALVAGALPAAWDRVTPDQMVDARLEIVDAALTRGLGAETLAGPEVAEAAELARTAALDAVSRPQGRPLFAAHAELPWPDAPHRVLFHAQTLLREFRGDGHVALLVAAGISGLEAIVLHVASGLADSRFLRFTRGWSRDEWATAAEALRERGLVTVGEPADPSEPPPVSLTEEGKRLRADLEARTDVLAEPAYRALGDRGCLRLAELTRPLSRTVVKAGLLDLKGLTAAAAERKP; encoded by the coding sequence GTGGGAACTGTGACCGAGAGCCCGTCCCGCCTGGCCTGGCGGTGCGCCGAGCCCCTGCACGCCATGGTCTACCTGGTGCCGGAGTCGGCCGAGGTCTACGCCCGGCTCGGCCTCGACCCGATGACCGGCTACTTCGCCGCCCGCGGCGCCGCGTTCGGCGCCACCGGCCCGGGCCCGGTCACCGCGACGTTCTACAACTTCAACCCGGCCCTGGTCGCCGGGGCGCTGCCGGCCGCCTGGGACAGGGTCACCCCCGATCAGATGGTCGATGCCCGGCTGGAGATCGTCGACGCGGCGCTTACCCGTGGTCTCGGCGCCGAAACCCTGGCCGGCCCGGAGGTCGCCGAGGCCGCCGAGCTGGCCCGCACCGCCGCGCTGGACGCGGTGTCCCGCCCGCAGGGCCGCCCGCTGTTCGCCGCGCACGCCGAGCTGCCCTGGCCGGACGCCCCGCACCGGGTGCTCTTCCACGCACAGACGCTGCTCCGTGAGTTCCGCGGCGACGGGCACGTCGCGCTGCTGGTCGCCGCCGGGATCAGCGGCCTGGAGGCGATCGTCCTGCACGTGGCCAGCGGCCTGGCCGACAGCCGGTTCCTGCGCTTCACCCGGGGCTGGAGCCGTGACGAGTGGGCCACCGCCGCCGAGGCCCTGCGCGAGCGCGGGCTGGTGACCGTCGGTGAGCCTGCCGACCCGAGCGAGCCGCCGCCGGTCTCCCTCACCGAGGAGGGCAAGCGGCTGCGCGCCGACCTGGAGGCGCGGACCGACGTGCTGGCCGAGCCGGCCTACCGCGCGCTCGGCGACCGGGGCTGCCTGCGGTTGGCCGAGCTGACCCGCCCGCTGAGCCGGACCGTGGTGAAAGCGGGCCTGCTCGATCTCAAAGGTCTGACCGCCGCCGCGGCCGAGCGCAAGCCCTGA
- a CDS encoding putative bifunctional diguanylate cyclase/phosphodiesterase — protein MRHPARHLLVTGAVAVLGMLWTVTGIGPAPVCYVFMPAGLVAAVFALRALRRDVELAPAGRRFYLLLEVAAALMAAGYVILAVAGFRSSPVLPMMPLTSSVLIGLGLLVAMVAVGGVPLGVTSWSARGRQWLDRLIAFVGCAVVLWHFGLYPMLTTENRWSTGVLAVVLLGFLFAAGAVTKVSYIPGGPVDRAAVRLVAATGLVAAAVSVLAVARSYEGAILTQAVAMPLAPLLLAAAALRQRYATGTLSARANSWLPYLAMVAADVPLAHVLFGETHLGDGIYEGRIVVGSAALVATLVSVRQWVVNRDNARLLRERAASEARFQYEATHDALTGLGNRKLFRERLDAALASTGATVLLVDLDDFNTVNDSLGHDVGDELLVAFADTLLAATGDDGVPARLAGDEFAVLVTTPGGDAAVAERIMTAIAAPISAHRLLVHASAGIASAPAGTPARHLLRDADAAMYAAKQRGKANWVRYTAGMEKPAQADAQLGGDLRRALDAGEFTLVYQPIVDLRDGRTIGVEALVRWLHPERGMVSPAEFIPAAERTGLIVPLGRWVLRETCRQVAAWAAEFGLEPLQKVGPNVSVRQLHDPDFVADVRAALADSGLPADRLVLELTESAVLRGHQVLKVLHELHDMGVRLALDDFGTGESSLSLLRAFPAAIVKLDKSFVDNIELGEEGSAAANARQAVARAVVQLADALGLDTVAEGIENQEQVDRLRKLGYTVGQGYHLGRPMDAAAMTARLAAQQRDLTAA, from the coding sequence ATGAGGCATCCAGCGCGGCACCTGCTGGTCACCGGCGCGGTGGCCGTCCTGGGCATGCTCTGGACGGTCACCGGCATCGGCCCCGCCCCGGTCTGCTACGTGTTCATGCCGGCCGGGCTGGTCGCCGCGGTGTTCGCCCTGCGCGCCCTGCGCCGGGACGTCGAGCTCGCCCCGGCCGGCCGCCGGTTCTATCTGCTGCTGGAGGTCGCCGCGGCGCTGATGGCCGCGGGCTACGTGATCCTGGCCGTGGCCGGGTTCCGCAGCAGTCCGGTGCTGCCGATGATGCCGCTGACCAGCTCGGTGCTGATCGGCCTCGGGCTGCTCGTCGCGATGGTCGCGGTGGGCGGTGTGCCGCTCGGCGTGACCAGCTGGTCGGCCCGCGGCCGGCAGTGGCTGGACCGGCTCATCGCGTTCGTCGGCTGCGCCGTGGTGCTCTGGCACTTCGGGCTCTACCCGATGCTGACCACGGAGAACCGGTGGAGCACCGGCGTGCTCGCCGTGGTGCTGCTCGGCTTCCTGTTCGCGGCCGGCGCCGTCACCAAGGTGTCGTACATCCCGGGCGGCCCGGTGGACCGGGCCGCGGTCCGGCTGGTCGCCGCGACCGGCCTGGTCGCCGCCGCGGTCTCGGTGCTCGCGGTCGCCCGCAGCTACGAGGGGGCGATCCTCACTCAGGCGGTGGCGATGCCGCTGGCGCCGCTGCTGCTCGCGGCGGCCGCGCTGCGCCAGCGGTACGCCACCGGAACCCTCTCGGCACGGGCCAACAGCTGGCTGCCCTACCTCGCGATGGTCGCCGCCGACGTGCCGCTCGCGCACGTGCTGTTCGGCGAGACCCACCTCGGCGACGGGATCTACGAGGGCCGGATCGTCGTCGGCTCGGCCGCCCTGGTCGCCACCCTCGTCTCGGTCCGCCAGTGGGTGGTCAACCGGGACAACGCCCGGCTGCTGCGCGAGCGCGCCGCCTCCGAGGCCCGCTTCCAGTACGAGGCCACCCACGACGCGCTGACCGGCCTCGGCAACCGCAAGCTGTTCCGGGAGCGCCTGGACGCGGCGCTGGCGAGCACCGGCGCCACCGTGCTCCTGGTCGACCTGGACGACTTCAACACGGTCAACGACTCGCTCGGCCACGACGTCGGCGACGAGCTGCTGGTCGCGTTCGCCGACACGCTGCTGGCCGCGACCGGCGACGACGGCGTGCCGGCCCGGCTGGCCGGCGACGAGTTCGCCGTGCTGGTCACCACGCCCGGCGGGGACGCCGCGGTGGCCGAGCGGATCATGACGGCGATCGCCGCGCCGATCAGCGCGCACCGGTTGCTGGTGCATGCCAGCGCCGGCATCGCGTCGGCCCCGGCCGGCACCCCGGCCCGTCACCTGCTGCGCGACGCCGACGCCGCGATGTACGCCGCCAAGCAGCGCGGCAAGGCCAACTGGGTGCGGTACACGGCCGGCATGGAGAAGCCCGCCCAGGCCGACGCCCAGCTCGGCGGCGACCTGCGCCGGGCCCTGGACGCCGGCGAGTTCACCCTGGTCTACCAGCCGATCGTCGACCTGCGCGACGGCCGGACCATCGGCGTGGAGGCGCTGGTCCGCTGGCTGCACCCGGAGCGCGGCATGGTGTCGCCGGCCGAGTTCATCCCGGCCGCCGAGCGCACCGGCCTGATCGTGCCGCTCGGCCGCTGGGTGCTGCGGGAGACCTGCCGGCAGGTCGCCGCCTGGGCCGCCGAGTTCGGTCTCGAGCCGCTGCAGAAGGTCGGGCCCAACGTCTCGGTGCGCCAGCTGCACGACCCGGACTTCGTCGCCGACGTGCGGGCCGCGCTCGCCGACAGCGGCCTGCCCGCCGACCGGCTGGTCCTGGAGCTGACCGAGTCCGCCGTGCTCCGCGGCCACCAGGTGCTCAAGGTGCTGCACGAACTGCACGACATGGGCGTCCGGCTGGCCCTGGACGACTTCGGCACCGGCGAGTCGTCGCTCAGCCTGCTGCGCGCCTTCCCGGCCGCGATCGTCAAGCTGGACAAGTCGTTCGTCGACAACATCGAGCTCGGCGAGGAGGGCAGCGCCGCGGCGAACGCCCGGCAGGCGGTGGCCCGGGCGGTGGTCCAGCTCGCCGACGCGCTCGGCCTGGACACCGTGGCGGAGGGCATCGAGAACCAGGAACAGGTCGATCGCCTGCGCAAACTCGGCTACACGGTGGGCCAGGGATATCATCTGGGCCGTCCGATGGACGCGGCCGCGATGACCGCTCGCCTCGCCGCCCAGCAGCGCGACCTGACCGCTGCCTGA
- a CDS encoding GGDEF domain-containing protein gives MLWRDRVLAPLLVVSLAVAGFFALDLGSPREKMLLCWVVAPLTDLALFVLSRQVWRRAELARPNRRFWRAMGAAGLIFAAGDITQLVYVLIHPDRDEFAFFPVQSVLGVLGVVLVCGVALFHPSQKWSRGTRIRVVLDAAIVNTAVGVLIWVLLTRSGMANAGPAGYLSAFFGCGVVLCGGFLAVKIGMSGSSPIVMRAAVPIVISTAVQAIGNALLPTDNIDGFIYPSLLVLGPCLLMVASPRLQLLEIRAGRAGRIKPDAAPGRRYSSLPYLGTVLCAIALVVTLLTQGLGLSAWGALAGLLLNVALVVVRQMLALAENNGLLDRLDESLAEIRRRERRQEALLRHASEITTIVRTDGVVTYLNPAVERIIGGSLHDYVGRHLLNLMHPGDAPRIDAELAGVFATPGAKRHIEMRVQHDDDSWRWLSAVAVNLVEEPGIGGIVINARDVTEERELRERLRFQAGHDALTGLANRRLFTDRISGAGTAEVAVLLVDLNGFKQINDTYGHATGDAVLRHVAGQLLACTGADDLAARLGGDEFAVLAGAGAEEAERIADRLRGALAVPAEIGGQKLTVGASIGVAAGPADQPDNLLHVADLRMYADKQRSRESVR, from the coding sequence ATGCTGTGGCGTGACCGGGTGCTGGCCCCACTGCTGGTGGTGAGCCTGGCCGTGGCGGGCTTCTTCGCCCTCGACCTGGGCAGCCCGCGCGAGAAGATGCTGCTCTGCTGGGTGGTCGCCCCGCTCACCGACCTGGCCCTGTTCGTCCTCTCCCGGCAGGTGTGGCGGCGGGCCGAGCTGGCCCGGCCGAACCGCCGGTTCTGGCGCGCCATGGGCGCCGCCGGGCTGATCTTCGCGGCCGGCGACATCACCCAGCTGGTCTACGTCCTGATCCACCCGGACCGTGACGAGTTCGCCTTCTTCCCGGTGCAGAGCGTGCTCGGGGTGCTCGGCGTGGTGCTGGTGTGCGGGGTGGCGCTGTTCCATCCGAGCCAGAAGTGGTCCCGGGGCACCCGGATCCGGGTGGTGCTGGACGCGGCGATCGTGAACACCGCGGTCGGCGTGCTGATCTGGGTTCTGCTGACCCGGTCCGGGATGGCGAACGCCGGCCCGGCCGGATATCTGTCCGCGTTCTTCGGCTGTGGTGTGGTGCTCTGCGGCGGCTTCCTGGCCGTCAAGATCGGCATGAGCGGGTCCAGCCCGATCGTCATGCGGGCCGCCGTCCCGATCGTGATCTCCACCGCGGTGCAGGCGATCGGCAACGCGCTGCTGCCCACCGACAACATCGACGGCTTCATCTATCCGTCGCTGCTGGTCCTCGGCCCGTGCCTGCTGATGGTCGCCTCGCCGCGCCTCCAGCTGCTGGAGATCCGGGCCGGCCGCGCCGGGCGGATCAAGCCGGACGCCGCCCCGGGGCGGCGCTACAGCTCGCTGCCCTACCTGGGCACCGTGCTCTGTGCGATCGCGCTGGTCGTCACGCTGCTCACCCAGGGACTCGGGCTCTCCGCCTGGGGTGCGCTGGCGGGCCTGCTCCTCAACGTCGCCCTGGTCGTGGTCCGGCAGATGCTGGCACTGGCCGAGAACAACGGGCTGCTCGACCGGCTGGACGAGAGCCTGGCCGAGATCCGCCGGCGGGAGCGCCGGCAGGAGGCGCTGCTGCGGCACGCCTCCGAGATCACCACGATCGTCCGGACGGACGGCGTGGTCACGTACCTGAACCCGGCGGTGGAGCGGATCATCGGCGGCTCGCTGCACGACTACGTGGGGCGGCACCTGCTCAACCTGATGCACCCCGGCGACGCGCCGCGGATCGACGCCGAGCTCGCCGGGGTGTTCGCCACCCCGGGCGCGAAACGGCACATCGAGATGCGGGTGCAGCACGACGACGACAGCTGGCGCTGGCTCTCCGCGGTCGCGGTGAACCTGGTCGAGGAGCCCGGGATCGGTGGCATCGTGATCAACGCCCGGGACGTGACCGAGGAGCGGGAGCTGCGCGAGCGGCTGCGCTTCCAGGCCGGGCACGACGCGCTGACCGGGCTGGCCAACCGGCGGCTGTTCACCGACCGGATCAGCGGGGCCGGGACCGCCGAGGTGGCGGTGCTGCTCGTCGACCTGAACGGATTCAAGCAGATCAACGACACGTACGGGCACGCCACCGGCGACGCCGTGCTGCGGCACGTGGCCGGGCAGCTGCTGGCCTGCACCGGCGCCGATGACCTGGCCGCCCGGCTCGGCGGCGACGAGTTCGCCGTCCTGGCCGGGGCCGGTGCCGAGGAGGCCGAGCGGATCGCCGACCGGCTGCGCGGGGCCCTGGCCGTACCCGCCGAGATCGGCGGCCAGAAGCTCACCGTCGGTGCCAGCATCGGCGTCGCGGCCGGCCCGGCAGACCAGCCGGACAACCTGTTGCACGTCGCCGACCTGCGGATGTACGCCGACAAACAGCGTTCCCGGGAGTCCGTCCGATGA
- a CDS encoding effector-associated domain 2-containing protein, giving the protein MSVRVFLSYAHDDDPHRSAVRELWHFLRRNGIDARCDMDTSLRRNWTHWMEQELADVDFVLVIASPAYRSRAENGAVTGSGNGVEYEAGLIREMLYADRARWFSRILPVLLPGRSAGEIPSFLLPTSSTVYTIESFTVPGAEQLLRHLTAQPDEITPALGVVPRLLPRAAPVLAYDYPTVPPEELVEALAQLPITQTRATRAHFTGMIEERLGERLDVDPGDQPTAYVRALLSALATRPGGLPALAEVVQQLYSDRPGDVAKLGELAYREEPFD; this is encoded by the coding sequence ATGAGTGTGCGAGTCTTCCTCTCCTATGCTCACGACGACGATCCACATCGATCGGCGGTCCGCGAGCTGTGGCACTTCCTGCGCCGTAACGGCATCGACGCACGCTGTGACATGGACACGTCGCTGCGCCGCAACTGGACCCACTGGATGGAGCAAGAGCTCGCCGACGTCGACTTCGTGCTGGTGATCGCGTCGCCGGCGTACCGGAGCCGGGCGGAGAACGGCGCCGTCACCGGGTCCGGCAACGGCGTGGAGTACGAAGCCGGCCTGATCCGCGAGATGCTGTACGCCGACCGGGCACGCTGGTTCTCCCGGATCCTGCCGGTGCTGCTGCCCGGCCGCAGCGCCGGTGAGATCCCGTCGTTCCTGCTCCCGACGAGCTCCACCGTCTACACGATCGAGAGTTTCACGGTGCCGGGCGCCGAGCAGTTGCTCCGGCACCTCACCGCCCAGCCCGACGAGATCACCCCCGCGCTGGGCGTCGTCCCGAGACTGCTCCCCCGGGCGGCGCCGGTGCTGGCGTACGACTACCCCACGGTCCCGCCGGAGGAGCTCGTCGAGGCGCTGGCCCAGCTGCCGATCACCCAGACCCGGGCGACCCGGGCGCACTTCACCGGGATGATCGAGGAACGGCTGGGCGAGCGACTGGACGTCGACCCCGGGGATCAGCCGACCGCGTACGTCCGTGCCCTGCTATCCGCGCTGGCCACCCGGCCGGGCGGTCTGCCCGCGCTGGCGGAGGTGGTCCAGCAGCTGTACTCGGACAGGCCCGGTGACGTGGCGAAACTGGGCGAACTGGCCTACCGGGAGGAGCCGTTCGACTGA